From the genome of Candidatus Tanganyikabacteria bacterium:
TCGCGATGGCCAAGCGCCTGATCGACTTCGGCATCCACCCGCCCACCATGTACTTCCCCCTGGTGGTCCCGGAAGCGATGATGATCGAACCGACCGAGACCGAAGGCAAGGAAACCCTGGATCGCTTCGTCGCGGCCATGCGCCAGATCGCCAGCGAGGTCGAGAGCGATCCGGACCTGGTCAACGGCGCCCCGCACTCGGCCCCCATCGGCCGCGTCGACGAGGTCACCGCCGCCCGCAGGCCCATCCTGCGCTGGCAACCGCCCAGGTAGCCTCCCCGGCAAGCCCGGCAAAATAACACCTTCCGCACGGTCAGCCGCGCCGCGCCCCGGCCTATAAGGTTAACGGTGGGTTGTATTTTGTTGAGGCTTTCTTAATGTCCAAGACGCGGGGGATGCTACTGTCGCTCGTCCTGGCCGCCGCCGGTTGCGGCACGCCGGCCAGGACCCTCGCGACGCCCGACCTTTCCTGGCAGGTCGCCAGGCCGGCGGAAGCCGCGCCGATCGTGGCGCCCCCGGTCGACGACCAGGCCAGGGCGGTACCAGGCGAGGTCGTGATCAGGTTCAAGGACGGCACGTATGCCGACGATCGGGCGCCCGAAATCGCCGGCGCCGAGGCGCTCCGGCCCGTCGAGGGCGTGCCGGGCGCCTGGGTCTACCGCATGACCGGCGGCAAGTACACCACGGCAAACGCCGACACCTTGCGCAACGACCCGCGCCTGGAGTACGCCGAGCCCAACTACCGCTACCACATCGTCGAGAGCGAGGTCGCCTACAGTCCGCCCGGCGAGGATCTGAGCGGCTTGTGGGGCGTGCGGCAGATCAAGGCCCCCGACGCCTGGGACCGCACGCGCGGCAAGTCGTCGGTCCTAATCGCCGTGATCGACACGGGCGTGGACTACCGCCACCCGGATCTCGAGGGCATCGTGGTCAAGGGCCCCGACGTGACCAACGGCGACAACGACCCGCGCGACGACCACGGGCACGGCACCCACGTGGCCGGCACGATCGCGGCGCGGGCCAACGGCGCGGGCGTGGTCGGCGTCGCATTCGGGGCGAAGATCCTGGCGATCAAGGCGCTGGATCGCAACGGCAGCGGTCCCGAGGACGGGATCGCCCGCGCGGTGGACGCCGCGGTCCGCAACGGGGCGAAGATCATCAACATGAGCCTGGGCGGGCCGGAAGACGCGCGCGCCCTGCGCGACGCCGTGGCCCGGGCACACCGCCAAGGCGTGCTGGTCGTGGTCGCGGCCGGCAACGACGCTTCCACCAGGGCAAGCTATCCTGCGGCCTACCCGGACGCCCTGGCGGTCGGCGCCACCGACTCCCGCGATCGCCGGGCCT
Proteins encoded in this window:
- a CDS encoding S8 family serine peptidase; the protein is MSKTRGMLLSLVLAAAGCGTPARTLATPDLSWQVARPAEAAPIVAPPVDDQARAVPGEVVIRFKDGTYADDRAPEIAGAEALRPVEGVPGAWVYRMTGGKYTTANADTLRNDPRLEYAEPNYRYHIVESEVAYSPPGEDLSGLWGVRQIKAPDAWDRTRGKSSVLIAVIDTGVDYRHPDLEGIVVKGPDVTNGDNDPRDDHGHGTHVAGTIAARANGAGVVGVAFGAKILAIKALDRNGSGPEDGIARAVDAAVRNGAKIINMSLGGPEDARALRDAVARAHRQGVLVVVAAGNDASTRASYPAAYPDALAVGATDSRDRRAYFSNYGSYTQIAAPGVGVLSTSLGGDYERLSGTSMAAPHVAGAAALLLSANGGLSPAALKKALIDTGDAAQDFPYTPKVRRLNVVKALAAAGQGGTSPTPDPGPGDPGSPQGISGITIVKRSVDGATIKWHTDVPTMGFVEYGPSKEYGATTFYSDGYKTDHEMSLSGLKRWKWYYFRVHGRTQDGRQYVSEGQEFLTKLWFLFSVAEH